A single window of Gambusia affinis linkage group LG18, SWU_Gaff_1.0, whole genome shotgun sequence DNA harbors:
- the si:cabz01007807.1 gene encoding uncharacterized protein si:cabz01007807.1 isoform X1 has translation MLEMASHDTHHHFNTKDVGKSEAPMEIFRVVQAGRSFKKRNDLHQRGEWSEMDNQHFEQNGVQEDFPSSLQNGDSADLIRANPFYYKDSTSSTNGTEASVQADSFISVPTTKFLSSPQEFGYKINATENKDLTVPQRYDPKDELFSPSSLRLNATANGDFHHLVQTQEFPKRRQRNGSDIVTDDVDTLFGSSNKAAAPNLFYKTLASEADLFSRSSEELFHANDTQDNTPSTDYDNSFKGGFDVFSSPTNPVDPFPSLLPRNLFNVPSLDDPFGPTPSKTMSSTPLTNHPSELKLDTPVSTGLAKLTPPKVPPVVPRKPSRRPKDLLTTPQGNKEEFLEPTSFSQASSLSSSPSISPADLTHVQTFKRPPRPLPRTRRPKAVKPPAPERPPPTAYPTKLEPEVPEAHTAEPEPRKPPPKPVLPHKPKKMESKPLETENFAVFEDVFLIGQERCVEDWPEDSPELDPDFKPSGTFKLRRESKAKMESDGGSSEDPDGTFGHVKKKDRKLRMSLLSRRSSKDKYSDDAMGEKRNTLPSRRKTPKDFGSNDHISTGDEEDPYSLDYKKKSTKTKVNHVFRRASIGSSTYDDKHKNEDSLQHPKDGDHKKSSKRKNTIVRRQSADSVLDEDDGEKGGHRQRRNSKVKVKFVPQRGFAISLEKEPKGAHGYTSRKGSKDKSVEDSGAHGYTPRDKLQDDDFEDLAEMEALSLHSTNAAIMHDKQQKSHRYSPSLQGDDDVELSKERKHKKSKHKIHLPHKSKASYALNEKGSTDDEITEKDRKSHEEEEDEDPDEIETLKLKKPSKFKVPKKHNHKNKKAKNQPGAPSDEHLSEAAKAAWQAAQMDEQAAAGEEEGEEEDGDTDSLLEWWYTVEKWDELPSDEEDAAVKEDESKSFAILAEKVERGLRLFNKVFTEQAEVLWESIISLHALADDINEFHHKAKIAGISGGTTTAVGTVAAITGLALAPLTFGASLVITAVGVGVATAGGITSASAAISDNVHNKNDRKKIEGVLQEYEERMLEISNILHFINQGLRRLRGHPFLRSGTQHYSQDWEIRKAVQMISIVDSPVMRATEITDDAVGSLQGLFKGMDTYFVNETRELKKGCKKEIVAVIRQVANVLNDCIMELNAIRENVQEATGQM, from the exons ATGCTGGAAATGGCTTCTCATGACACTCATCATCACTTCAAT ACGAAGGATGTCGGTAAATCAGAAGCTCCTATGGAAATTTTTAGAGTAGTTCAAGCaggaagaagttttaaaaaaagaaacgacCTCCATCAG AGAGGCGAGTGGTCAGAAATGGACAACCAGCACTTTGAACAG aaTGGAGTCCAAGAAGACTTTCCGTCAAGccttcag AACGGAGACTCTGCAGATTTGATCAGAGCGAACCCTTTTTATTACAAG GACTCGACCAGCAGCACTAATGGAACAGAGGCTTCAGTACAAGCAGACAGTTTCATCTCTGTACCCACTACGAAATTCCTAAGCTCACCTCAGGAATTTGGTTATAAAATTAACGCCACGGAAAACAAAGATCTTACCGTGCCTCAGCGGTACGACCCTAAAGACGAGCTCTTCAGTCCGTCCTCTCTGAGGCTCAACGCCACCGCCAATGGGGATTTTCATCATTTGGTCCAAACACAAGAGTTCCCTAAACGCAGACAGAGAAATGGCTCAGACATTGTCACGGATGATGTGGATACTTTGTTTGGCTCATCTAACAAAGCCGCGGCACCAAAcctattttataaaactttggCCTCAGAAGCAGATTTGTTTTCAAGGAGCAGTGAAGAACTCTTCCATGCAAACGACACCCAAGACAATACCCCCAGCACCGACTATGACAATTCTTTTAAGGGAGGATTTGACGTGTTTTCATCGCCTACGAATCCTGTGGATCCATTCCCAAGTCTGCTACCGAGGAATTTATTCAATGTCCCCAGTTTGGATGATCCTTTTGGCCCAACTCCCTCCAAGACAATGTCCTCTACACCTTTAACCAATCACCCATCTGAGTTGAAGTTAGACACACCGGTCTCAACAGGTTTAGCAAAGTTAACTCCACCAAAAGTTCCTCCAGTTGTTCCACGAAAGCCTTCAAGAAGACCAAAAGATCTTTTGACGACGCCTCAGGGAAACAAAGAGGAATTTCTTGAGCCGACCTCCTTCAGCCAGGCCAGCAGCCTGTCCTCCTCGCCCAGCATTTCTCCAGCTGATTTGACTCAC GTGCAAACTTTCAAACGGCCACCAAGACCCCTTCCTCGAACTCGACGCCCCAAAGCAGTGAAGCCACCAGCACCAGAGAGGCCTCCACCCACAGCATACCCT ACTAAACTGGAACCAGAAGTACCTGAAGCACATACTGCTGAGCCAGAACCACGAAAACCTCCTCCTAAACCAGTCCTTCCtcacaaaccaaagaaaatg gaGAGCAAACCATTGGAAACTGAGAACTTTGCTGTGTTTGAGGACGTCTTCCTTATTGGACAG GAACGCTGTGTGGAGGATTGGCCTGAGGACAGTCCTGAGCTGGATCCAGACTTTAAGCca TCTGGAACATTTAAACTACGAAGAGAGTCGAAG GCCAAGATGGAGTCAGACGGAGGAAGCAGTGAAGACCCTGACGGAACCTTTGGTCACGTTAAG AAAAAGGACAGGAAACTGCGAATGTCGCTGCTGTCCAGAAGAAGCTCAAAG GACAAGTATTCAGATGATGCCATGGGGGAAAAGAGAAACACGCTGCCCAGTCGACGAAAAACCCCCAAG GACTTTGGTTCCAATGACCATATCTCTACCGGAGATGAAGAAGATCCTTATAGTTTGGACTATAAA AAAAAATCTACAAAGACCAAAGTCAATCACGTGTTTCGGAGAGCCTCCATTGGTTCCTCTACGTACGACGACAAGCACAAGAACGAGGATTCACTGCAACATCCAAAG GACGGTGACCATAAGAAAAGCAGCAAGAGGAAAAACACCATTGTGCGTCGACAGTCGGCG GACTCAGTGTTGGACGAAGACGATGGGGAGAAAGGTGGCCATCGGCAG AGGAGGAATAGCAAGGTGAAAGTCAAGTTTGTGCCACAAAGAGGATTTGCCATATCATTAGAGAAG GAACCAAAAGGAGCTCATGGTTATACGTCTCGCAAGGGCTCAAAG GACAAATCTGTCGAAGATTCTGGAGCGCATGGCTACACACCTCGTGACAAGCTCCAG gaTGATGATTTTGAAGATCTTGCGGAGATGGAAGCCCTCAGTCTTCACTCAACCAAT GCTGCCATCATGCATGACAAACAGCAGAAGTCTCATCGTTACTCGCCAAGTCTGCAGGGGGATGACGATGTTGAACTGAGCAAAGAACGCAAACAT AAAAAGTCCAAACATAAGATTCATCTGCCACACAAATCTAAGGCATCTTACGCCCTGAATGAG AAGGGCTCCACTGATgatgaaataacagaaaaagacaggaagtctcacgaagaggaggaggatgaagatcCAGATGAGATTGAAACCCTCAAACTG AAAAAGCCATCTAAGTTTAAAGTTCccaaaaaacacaatcacaAG AACAAAAAGGCCAAGAACCAACCAGGAGCCCCATCTGATGAGCACCTCTCTGAGGCTGCCAAG GCGGCATGGCAGGCTGCTCAGATGGACGAACAGGCTGCAGCCGGTGAAGAGGAGGGTGAGGAGGAAGACGGG GACACGGACAGTTTATTGGAGTGGTGGTACACAGTAGAAA AATGGGACGAACTGCCGTCGGATGAAGAGGATGCAGCCGTCAAAGAGGATGAGTCAAA GTCATTCGCCATCTTGGCAGAGAAGGTCGAACGCGGCCTGCGTCTCTTCAACAAGGTGTTCACCGAGCAAGCCGAGGTCCTGTGGGAGTCCATCATCTCGCTCCACGCTCTCGCCGACGACATCAACGAGTTCCATCACAAAGCCAAGATCGCCGGGATCAGCGGGGGCACCACCACCGCGGTGGGCACTGTGGCGGCCATCACCGGCCTGGCCTTGGCTCCCTTGACCTTCGGAGCGTCCCTAGTTATCACGGCCGTGGGCGTGGGGGTGGCAACGGCCGGGGGGATCACCTCCGCCTCTGCAGCCATCTCTGACAATGTCCACAACAAGAACGACCGCAAAAAG ATCGAGGGTGTGCTGCAGGAGTACGAAGAGCGAATGCTGGAGATCTCGAACATCCTCCACTTCATCAATCAGGGCTTGCGCAGGCTGCGCGGCCACCCTTTCCTCAGGTCCGGCACACAGCACTATTCCCAGGACTGGGAAATCCGCAAGGCAGTCCAGATGATCAGCATTGTGGATTCGCCTGTGATGCGAGCGACAGAGATAACCGACGACGCCGTGGGCTCCCTGCAAGGACTCTTCAAAGGTATGGACACGTACTTCGTAAACGAAACCAGAGAGCTGAAGAAAGGCTGCAAGAAGGAGATTGTGGCCGTGATAAGACAAGTGGCAAACGTTCTGAACGACTGCATCATGGAGCTGAACGCCATCAGAGAGAACGTGCAGGAAGCTACTGGACAGATGTGA